One part of the Dyadobacter sp. 676 genome encodes these proteins:
- a CDS encoding ATP-binding protein, which translates to MVQKQEVNVQVDTIRIAKQDSTIEKVGEAVHAIEKSQKKRTVSFVDREQELATAGNSLVKQLLDMMHQVEREVIKESDKSSAQARQIVEGSINYLEWIMLGFFFLTAVMAYLIFADISKSNEYRRQLEEAKEEAEYHSMAKQRFLANMSHEIRTPLQSIIGYAEALKNEEKPRKQDLETLHSASEHLLYLVNEVLDYSRIISDRFTFEDRVFSINQLLNEVVQVLRPNALSKGLILRLENKLPSNLYLHGDPFRLRQVLYNLLTNAIKFTENGEVVLRVTGHENGNQVKIEYQISDTGIGLSQEQVERIFNQFEQADPSIQRRYGGTGLGLSIVKALVEGMSGNIHLTSKPGEGTTFFVTTSMKKAETLELAEEAPERSYRINGKVWLVDDDAFILKWCSSVLEMNDIPHTAFSSAEEVLNRPWDNQVKFLLTDMRMSGMNGAELVKRLRKSAPADVKFFVLTAQALPEERKKLLGMGFDGYLMKPFHSKDLLELLESSSVPGLPVQSAESNADRPGNNLDFDFSMLSEMTFGDEGLLREILDQFVKDSRTDIESLRQHIAANEPEHVQELMHRMAGRTGQIGARDLSGRFRSLEIMLRENPSEVSEKEMTQVVNDAASMIEQVEEKALSYSI; encoded by the coding sequence ATGGTGCAGAAGCAGGAAGTCAACGTTCAGGTGGATACAATCCGCATTGCCAAGCAGGATAGCACCATCGAGAAGGTCGGCGAAGCGGTTCACGCCATAGAAAAGTCGCAAAAGAAGCGGACAGTCAGCTTCGTAGACAGGGAGCAGGAGCTTGCCACAGCCGGTAATTCACTGGTAAAACAGCTGCTCGACATGATGCACCAGGTTGAAAGGGAGGTCATCAAGGAATCCGACAAAAGCAGCGCCCAGGCAAGGCAGATCGTGGAAGGCAGTATCAACTATCTCGAATGGATCATGCTGGGCTTCTTTTTCCTAACCGCCGTGATGGCCTACCTAATTTTCGCGGATATTTCCAAAAGCAACGAATACCGCCGGCAGCTCGAAGAGGCCAAAGAGGAAGCCGAATACCACAGCATGGCCAAGCAGCGCTTCCTGGCCAATATGAGCCATGAAATCCGAACGCCGCTGCAATCCATCATCGGATACGCGGAGGCATTGAAAAACGAAGAAAAACCCCGGAAACAGGACCTCGAAACGTTGCATTCGGCTTCCGAACATCTACTGTACCTCGTGAATGAGGTACTCGATTACAGCCGCATCATTTCCGATCGTTTCACATTCGAGGACAGGGTGTTTTCCATCAACCAGCTTCTCAATGAAGTGGTGCAGGTACTAAGGCCAAATGCATTGTCGAAAGGGCTCATATTAAGGCTTGAAAACAAGTTACCATCCAACCTGTACCTGCACGGCGACCCGTTCCGGTTGCGGCAGGTTCTGTACAATTTGCTGACAAATGCGATAAAATTCACCGAGAACGGTGAGGTAGTGCTGCGGGTTACGGGGCACGAAAACGGCAACCAGGTCAAGATCGAATACCAGATTTCCGACACTGGCATCGGGCTCTCGCAAGAACAGGTTGAGCGCATTTTTAACCAGTTCGAACAGGCCGACCCGTCCATCCAGCGCAGATATGGCGGTACGGGGCTCGGTCTCAGCATTGTGAAGGCATTGGTGGAGGGTATGTCCGGCAATATCCATCTCACCAGCAAACCCGGCGAGGGCACGACTTTTTTTGTAACCACCAGCATGAAAAAGGCAGAAACACTGGAACTGGCTGAGGAAGCACCGGAAAGAAGCTATCGGATCAACGGCAAGGTCTGGCTGGTAGACGACGATGCCTTCATTCTGAAGTGGTGCTCTTCCGTCCTTGAAATGAACGACATACCACATACTGCATTCTCATCGGCCGAAGAGGTCCTCAACCGGCCGTGGGACAATCAGGTGAAATTTCTTCTCACGGACATGCGTATGTCGGGCATGAACGGGGCCGAGCTCGTGAAACGGCTTCGGAAATCCGCTCCGGCCGACGTGAAATTTTTCGTACTCACCGCCCAGGCTTTACCGGAAGAACGCAAAAAACTGCTTGGAATGGGCTTCGACGGCTATTTAATGAAGCCTTTCCATTCCAAGGATCTGCTGGAACTTCTCGAATCGTCGTCGGTACCCGGATTACCGGTTCAGTCCGCTGAAAGTAATGCGGACAGGCCGGGGAACAATCTGGATTTCGATTTTTCGATGCTGAGCGAAATGACATTCGGCGACGAGGGCCTGTTGCGTGAAATACTCGACCAATTTGTCAAAGATTCCCGCACCGATATCGAATCGCTTCGGCAGCATATCGCCGCCAATGAACCCGAGCATGTACAGGAGCTCATGCACCGCATGGCCGGACGGACGGGCCAGATCGGCGCACGGGATTTGTCGGGCAGGTTCAGGAGCCTGGAAATAATGCTGCGCGAAAACCCATCGGAAGTCTCGGAAAAAGAAATGACGCAGGTCGTAAACGACGCTGCGTCCATGATTGAGCAAGTGGAGGAAAAAGCGCTCTCCTACTCGATATGA
- a CDS encoding c-type cytochrome — protein MKKLAHIAFALLASLCTLKAQESPKEEDFYKIITPPIPEGIILEVGGLTTLPNGSLAISTRRGEVWIVDNPTSRTPYFRKFATGLHEILGLAYKEGALYCAQRGELTKLVDKNGDGKADVYETVYAWPLSGHYHEYSFGPKLAPDGSFFVSGNVAFGDEEWWRGESRVPGRGWIFHITNDGKYEPWATGVRSPAGISMLNGELFYTDNQGDWMGTGGIFQVKKGSFMGHPAGLKWAGLPNSPVKLTEKQFFAERDNRQHKDANGRAIKPENTLGEEPQFLYQLKQKYDMVQLPAVWLPYGVHGVSTSELILDDTKGNFGPFTGQVFVGDQGQSNIMRVVLEKVKGEYQGASIGFRSGFQSGVLRMAFDKDGSMFVGETNRGWGSAGDANQGLQRLVWNGKMPFEMYTVKAQPDGFEIEFTMPVDRKSAEDLDSYKVSSYLYKHYPVYGSPQINLEDVKITGVKVSDDNKKVRIVLEGMRQYYVHKISLEGIRSATNSWSLVHPDAYYTLNNIPDGEKLKVSELKTTRSGKAQASVSTEPAKEHVSPDGKGKATPAKAGATAKAPTWEEVKPLLAKNTCLACHAPDKKVVGPSYADVAKRKYSNEKIVELIYAPKPENWPDYATPMAPMPQVPKAEAAKIAAWINSLAK, from the coding sequence ATGAAAAAACTTGCTCATATAGCATTTGCTCTTTTGGCCTCACTGTGTACGCTGAAAGCGCAGGAGTCCCCGAAAGAAGAAGATTTTTACAAGATTATCACCCCGCCGATTCCGGAGGGTATTATCCTTGAAGTTGGCGGTCTGACAACCCTGCCAAATGGTTCCCTGGCGATTTCAACCCGTCGTGGTGAAGTTTGGATCGTGGACAACCCAACCAGCCGCACGCCGTATTTCCGCAAATTCGCGACCGGTTTGCATGAAATCCTGGGTTTGGCTTATAAAGAGGGTGCATTGTATTGTGCACAGCGCGGCGAACTGACCAAGCTCGTTGACAAAAACGGCGACGGCAAGGCGGACGTTTACGAAACGGTTTACGCATGGCCACTGTCGGGTCACTATCACGAATATTCGTTCGGTCCTAAACTGGCTCCGGATGGCAGCTTTTTCGTGAGTGGCAACGTGGCGTTCGGTGACGAAGAATGGTGGAGAGGCGAAAGCCGTGTACCTGGCCGTGGCTGGATATTCCACATTACCAACGACGGAAAATATGAACCATGGGCAACGGGTGTACGCTCCCCAGCGGGTATCAGCATGCTGAACGGCGAGCTGTTCTATACCGACAACCAGGGCGACTGGATGGGTACGGGCGGTATTTTCCAGGTTAAAAAAGGTAGTTTTATGGGCCACCCGGCAGGTTTGAAATGGGCGGGCCTTCCGAACTCACCTGTTAAACTGACTGAAAAACAGTTCTTCGCAGAGCGTGATAACCGTCAGCACAAAGACGCGAACGGACGCGCTATCAAGCCTGAGAACACATTGGGAGAAGAACCACAGTTCCTGTACCAGCTGAAACAGAAATACGACATGGTACAACTTCCGGCCGTATGGTTGCCTTACGGCGTACACGGCGTTTCGACGTCGGAACTCATTCTGGACGATACAAAAGGGAACTTTGGTCCGTTCACAGGCCAGGTTTTCGTGGGCGATCAGGGACAAAGCAACATTATGCGTGTTGTTTTGGAAAAAGTGAAGGGCGAATACCAGGGAGCCAGCATTGGCTTCCGCAGCGGATTCCAGTCCGGGGTACTTCGTATGGCGTTCGATAAGGACGGATCGATGTTCGTAGGTGAAACCAACCGTGGCTGGGGATCGGCCGGCGACGCCAACCAGGGCTTGCAGCGCCTGGTATGGAACGGTAAAATGCCATTCGAAATGTACACTGTGAAAGCACAGCCTGACGGCTTCGAAATCGAATTTACGATGCCGGTTGACCGCAAATCGGCCGAGGACCTGGATTCTTACAAAGTGAGTAGCTACCTCTACAAGCATTACCCCGTTTACGGCAGCCCGCAGATCAACCTGGAAGACGTGAAGATTACCGGCGTGAAAGTGTCCGACGATAATAAGAAAGTGCGTATCGTACTCGAAGGAATGCGTCAGTATTATGTACACAAAATCTCGCTGGAAGGCATTCGCTCGGCTACCAACAGCTGGTCGCTGGTGCACCCCGACGCATATTACACGCTGAATAACATTCCCGATGGAGAAAAGCTGAAAGTTTCCGAACTGAAAACAACGCGTTCGGGCAAAGCCCAGGCCTCGGTTTCCACGGAACCTGCGAAAGAGCATGTTTCTCCGGATGGTAAAGGCAAAGCAACTCCCGCGAAAGCCGGTGCAACGGCCAAAGCGCCAACCTGGGAAGAAGTAAAGCCATTGCTGGCCAAAAATACTTGCCTTGCCTGCCACGCACCCGACAAGAAAGTAGTGGGTCCATCCTATGCCGATGTCGCGAAACGTAAATACAGCAACGAGAAGATCGTAGAACTGATTTACGCGCCGAAGCCCGAAAACTGGCCTGACTACGCCACTCCTATGGCGCCTATGCCTCAGGTCCCCAAGGCGGAAGCTGCTAAAATCGCGGCGTGGATCAACTCGCTTGCGAAATAA
- a CDS encoding family 16 glycoside hydrolase: MFKTNRSLFQLIASGVAAFAMHTACAQQPIPLNDLSAFTTKSSDWKIVGNASADLSKENALVTSPGKGVLACLHEKGKYGSDYELISNFKHGDLDIELDFMMSKGSNSGIYLQGNYEVQLFDSWGKKGAKYNDCGGIYERWNDSKPEGEKGYEGYAPRFNVAKAPGLWQHIKISYQAPRFDANGKKIANAVFLSVVLDGVTIHENVEVSGPTRGSLTAEDVPMGPIRIQGDHGSLAIRNIVVNNFDKKPATLSELTYKTYYGALSETEDLSKLTPAETGKSESLNWEILKENNNYSYIYNGRFNAPTEGEYVFRLQASGNSYLKIDGQNVIKPEWKSNNEFRIGKVNLKAGDHMLEVFNNKRDGWMRPVLGLWASGPGFREVAYHAKSSAMGGGSADPILIQAPTNTITRSFMDFRKDEKAKRTRVVHAVSVGSPASLHYTYDLDKGAILQVWRGEFLDATPMWHDRGDGSSRPRGSVTLLGDDMFLGKSGKSKWEADTTGSGYRPKGYVLDDADVPTFQYQAFGSAITDYISVVNNQYFERIVKVNNPAKDLVARLADGSSIEKISEGLYAVDDKSYYIQLADKKLKPEIRGAKGEQELIVPVSNGEVKYSILF; encoded by the coding sequence ATGTTTAAAACCAACCGTTCACTTTTTCAATTAATCGCCTCTGGGGTAGCGGCCTTCGCCATGCATACCGCCTGCGCCCAGCAGCCCATTCCCCTCAACGACCTCAGTGCTTTTACGACCAAATCCAGTGACTGGAAAATCGTCGGTAACGCATCGGCGGATCTCTCCAAAGAAAATGCGCTGGTAACCAGCCCGGGCAAAGGCGTGCTGGCCTGCCTCCACGAAAAAGGCAAGTACGGCAGCGACTATGAACTGATTTCCAACTTCAAACATGGCGATCTCGACATTGAACTGGATTTCATGATGAGCAAAGGTTCCAACTCAGGAATCTATCTGCAAGGCAACTACGAAGTACAGCTTTTCGATAGCTGGGGTAAAAAAGGCGCTAAATACAACGACTGCGGTGGTATTTACGAGCGCTGGAACGACTCCAAACCCGAAGGTGAAAAAGGCTACGAAGGATATGCGCCACGCTTTAATGTGGCGAAAGCGCCGGGCTTGTGGCAGCATATCAAAATCTCCTATCAGGCTCCCCGTTTCGATGCCAATGGCAAGAAAATCGCGAATGCGGTGTTCCTTTCGGTGGTGCTGGACGGCGTTACAATCCATGAAAACGTGGAAGTAAGCGGCCCTACCCGCGGTTCACTGACGGCTGAGGACGTACCTATGGGCCCGATCCGCATCCAAGGCGACCACGGTTCGCTGGCAATCCGCAACATCGTGGTCAATAATTTTGACAAGAAACCGGCTACCCTTTCCGAATTGACTTACAAAACCTATTACGGTGCGCTGTCGGAAACGGAGGATCTCTCCAAGCTTACCCCCGCTGAAACCGGCAAATCGGAATCGCTGAACTGGGAAATTCTGAAAGAAAACAATAATTACTCTTACATATACAACGGCCGTTTCAATGCCCCTACCGAAGGCGAATATGTTTTCCGCTTGCAGGCTTCGGGTAACTCCTACCTGAAAATCGACGGCCAGAATGTGATCAAGCCCGAGTGGAAATCGAACAACGAGTTCCGTATCGGCAAAGTAAACCTGAAAGCCGGCGACCATATGCTTGAAGTTTTCAATAACAAAAGAGACGGCTGGATGCGTCCGGTATTGGGCCTTTGGGCCAGCGGACCGGGCTTCCGCGAGGTAGCTTACCACGCCAAGAGCTCTGCGATGGGCGGCGGCTCTGCCGACCCGATCCTGATCCAGGCGCCTACCAACACCATTACCCGCTCCTTCATGGATTTCAGGAAGGACGAAAAAGCCAAAAGAACACGCGTAGTGCATGCCGTATCTGTGGGAAGCCCTGCGAGCCTGCATTATACGTATGACCTCGACAAAGGCGCGATCCTGCAAGTTTGGCGCGGCGAGTTCCTCGATGCAACCCCGATGTGGCACGACCGAGGCGACGGTTCTTCCCGCCCGCGCGGTAGCGTGACTTTGCTTGGCGACGACATGTTTTTGGGTAAATCAGGTAAATCAAAATGGGAAGCGGATACGACCGGCAGCGGTTACCGCCCGAAAGGTTATGTATTGGATGACGCGGATGTGCCTACCTTCCAGTACCAGGCATTCGGCTCGGCGATTACCGACTATATTTCGGTCGTAAATAACCAGTATTTCGAGCGCATTGTGAAGGTGAACAACCCCGCAAAAGACCTCGTGGCACGCCTGGCAGACGGCTCTTCCATTGAAAAAATCTCGGAAGGACTTTATGCGGTGGATGACAAATCGTACTACATCCAGCTGGCCGACAAAAAACTTAAACCGGAAATCAGAGGCGCCAAAGGCGAGCAGGAACTCATCGTGCCTGTGTCCAATGGCGAAGTGAAGTACTCTATCCTGTTCTGA
- a CDS encoding DUF1080 domain-containing protein: MKKLMLTAFSMAAAFAAHAQLQPAKQTPESSELWNPVPRVVTPGKSSSAVSGFTAPSDAIILFDGKNLDQWVSGKDGKSAAPWTVADGAMTVAPKSGDIQTKQTFGDYQLHIEWRTPAKVDGNGQGRGNSGIFMQGIYELQVLDSYNNPTYSNGQAGSIYKQTMPLVNASVGPGEWQTYDVIYTQPHFNKDGQMTHPPYITVIHNGVLVQNHTAIQGTTPYIGQPTIEPHGKGPIKLQDHNNTTSFRNIWIREL; this comes from the coding sequence ATGAAAAAATTGATGCTTACCGCGTTCAGCATGGCTGCTGCCTTCGCCGCACACGCGCAACTGCAACCTGCGAAGCAAACACCCGAATCCAGCGAATTGTGGAATCCGGTACCCCGTGTTGTAACCCCCGGTAAAAGTTCTTCGGCCGTTTCCGGCTTCACGGCGCCCTCCGACGCGATCATTCTGTTCGATGGTAAAAACCTCGATCAATGGGTTTCGGGCAAGGACGGCAAATCGGCAGCACCCTGGACGGTAGCCGACGGCGCTATGACCGTTGCACCCAAATCAGGCGATATTCAAACAAAGCAGACGTTCGGCGACTACCAGCTGCACATCGAATGGAGAACCCCCGCGAAAGTGGACGGAAACGGGCAAGGTCGTGGTAACAGCGGTATTTTTATGCAGGGAATCTACGAATTGCAGGTACTCGACAGCTATAATAACCCGACTTATTCCAACGGCCAGGCCGGATCGATTTACAAGCAAACCATGCCGCTCGTGAATGCTTCCGTTGGCCCGGGCGAATGGCAGACCTACGATGTGATCTATACCCAGCCGCATTTCAATAAAGACGGTCAGATGACACATCCGCCATATATTACCGTGATCCACAACGGGGTATTGGTGCAAAACCACACGGCCATCCAGGGAACGACCCCTTATATTGGTCAGCCGACGATCGAGCCGCATGGCAAGGGCCCGATCAAATTGCAGGACCACAACAATACTACCAGCTTCCGGAACATCTGGATCCGCGAGTTGTAA
- the glgP gene encoding alpha-glucan family phosphorylase, protein MSQQTFSLPYQHPFTADKKYQKSVAYFSMEFAIDQALKIYSGGLGFLAGSHMRSVYALKQNLIGIGVLWKYGYYDQGRKKDGSMQPEFREKMYSYLIDTQIRFQIPLMGKDVWVAAYYLDPETFGSAPLFLLTTDTDGNDESTRAISYSLYDADVTYKVAQCMVLGIGGARLLEALQYEPNVYHLNEAHAVSAVFHLYNQYKSAAEVRKRVVFTTHTPEEAGNEKHDIHFLEKLGFFSGIDLETVRKLSGIRDGVFNHSLAALNLSRKANGVSKLHGEVSRKMWKAYPGIAPIGHITNAQNNAYWVDPALEKARLAGDVDAIAARKKELKRVLFKTVADQSGKLFDPDVLTIVWARRFAAYKRPDMLVWDIERFKRIMGNKNQPVQIIWAGKPYPKDEGAVGTFNHLFYLSHLFPNMAVLTGYELALSKMLKDGADVWLNTPVVTREASGTSGMTAAMNAALNLSTFDGWICEFARDGHNAFLLPVAKGEGINKQDCDNLMETLERTVIPTYYNAPQKWRQMILNSMNDVSEPFNSDRMAREYYELLYN, encoded by the coding sequence ATGTCACAACAAACTTTCTCTCTTCCCTACCAGCATCCATTTACGGCGGATAAAAAATACCAGAAATCAGTTGCCTATTTTTCTATGGAGTTCGCCATTGATCAGGCTTTAAAGATCTATTCCGGCGGACTGGGCTTTCTCGCAGGCTCGCATATGCGGAGCGTATACGCGCTCAAACAGAACCTGATCGGCATCGGAGTGCTGTGGAAATACGGCTATTACGATCAGGGCCGGAAAAAGGACGGCAGCATGCAGCCAGAGTTCCGGGAGAAAATGTATTCTTATCTGATCGACACTCAAATCCGTTTCCAGATACCGCTCATGGGAAAGGACGTATGGGTAGCCGCCTATTACCTCGATCCGGAAACATTCGGCTCGGCCCCGTTATTCCTCCTGACTACGGACACGGACGGTAACGACGAATCGACGCGGGCGATCAGCTATTCGTTATACGACGCCGACGTGACTTATAAAGTAGCGCAATGCATGGTGCTGGGCATCGGCGGAGCCCGGTTGCTGGAAGCGCTGCAATATGAGCCGAACGTCTATCATTTGAATGAAGCACATGCGGTTTCGGCGGTTTTTCATTTGTATAATCAATATAAAAGTGCTGCTGAGGTCCGGAAGAGGGTGGTTTTTACAACCCATACCCCCGAAGAAGCCGGTAACGAAAAACACGACATTCATTTTCTGGAAAAACTCGGGTTCTTCTCGGGCATCGATCTGGAAACGGTGCGGAAGCTCAGCGGCATCCGCGACGGCGTTTTCAACCATTCGCTTGCAGCATTGAATTTGAGTCGAAAGGCAAATGGGGTGTCGAAACTGCACGGCGAAGTTTCGAGAAAAATGTGGAAGGCATATCCCGGGATCGCGCCGATCGGGCACATCACCAATGCACAGAATAATGCTTACTGGGTAGATCCGGCACTGGAAAAAGCAAGGCTGGCCGGTGATGTCGATGCGATAGCGGCACGAAAGAAGGAACTGAAAAGAGTTTTATTCAAAACAGTCGCCGACCAGAGCGGGAAGCTTTTCGACCCCGACGTATTGACGATCGTCTGGGCACGGCGATTTGCGGCTTACAAGCGGCCGGATATGCTCGTATGGGACATAGAGCGGTTTAAGCGGATCATGGGAAACAAAAACCAGCCGGTGCAGATTATCTGGGCCGGAAAGCCTTATCCGAAAGATGAGGGGGCCGTCGGGACGTTTAACCATTTGTTTTATCTCAGCCATCTTTTTCCCAATATGGCAGTATTGACGGGCTATGAACTGGCGCTTTCGAAAATGCTGAAAGACGGCGCGGACGTGTGGCTCAATACCCCCGTAGTTACACGCGAGGCGTCGGGGACCAGCGGGATGACAGCCGCTATGAATGCCGCCCTGAACCTGTCGACCTTCGATGGCTGGATCTGCGAATTCGCGAGGGACGGGCATAATGCATTTCTGTTGCCGGTTGCCAAAGGGGAGGGTATTAACAAACAGGACTGCGATAACCTGATGGAAACGCTGGAACGCACCGTCATTCCGACCTACTACAATGCGCCACAGAAATGGCGGCAGATGATTTTGAATAGTATGAATGACGTTTCGGAACCATTCAACTCGGACCGGATGGCGAGGGAATATTATGAGTTATTGTATAATTAA
- a CDS encoding Uma2 family endonuclease: protein MSEDEFFRFCQMNDTLNLERDSEGNIIFMSPAGCFSDSFNFEISTIFGTWLRENKIPGKAFGPSAGFTLPNRAVRSPNVAWVSHEKWDALSRDEQERFAPLCPDFVIEVRSKSDSLIYLQNKMQEYLANGCRLAWLIDRYGKKAYVYEPERAIVEYSSLDIQLSGEPLFPGFILNLADIEK, encoded by the coding sequence ATGAGCGAGGACGAATTTTTTCGTTTCTGCCAGATGAACGATACGCTGAACTTGGAGCGTGACAGCGAAGGCAACATTATCTTTATGTCACCTGCGGGATGTTTTTCAGACAGCTTTAATTTTGAAATTTCTACTATTTTCGGCACATGGCTGCGCGAAAACAAAATTCCGGGGAAGGCTTTCGGTCCTTCGGCCGGGTTTACACTCCCGAACCGCGCCGTCCGTTCGCCGAATGTGGCCTGGGTGAGCCATGAAAAATGGGATGCTCTGTCGAGGGACGAGCAAGAGCGCTTCGCTCCATTGTGCCCCGATTTTGTGATTGAAGTCCGCTCAAAATCGGATAGCCTCATTTACCTGCAAAATAAAATGCAGGAATATCTGGCCAATGGCTGTCGCCTTGCCTGGCTGATCGACCGGTATGGAAAGAAAGCATATGTTTATGAACCCGAGCGTGCCATCGTTGAATATTCAAGTCTTGATATTCAACTTTCAGGAGAGCCGCTATTTCCTGGCTTTATTTTGAATCTGGCTGATATAGAAAAGTAA
- the rfbD gene encoding dTDP-4-dehydrorhamnose reductase — translation MEKKKILITGSNGLLGQKLVELLVSKAHIETIATARGSNRLPFSSGYRYIEMDITRPETVDQLLGAERPDVIIHTAAMTNVDQCETEKDACWKLNVTATETLVAACAKYGIFLVHVSTDFVFDGTSGPYREQDIPNPISFYGWSKYAAEKAVMSSDIDWAIARTVLVYGVAHDMSRSNIILWVKKSLEEGKAIKVVTDQFRTPTLAEDLATGCFLIADQEAKGIYHISGKDFLTPYDMAIMTAEHFGLDASLISPTDASAFTQPARRPPRTGFNLTKSRNVLGYEPHSFREGIEILAGQI, via the coding sequence TTGGAAAAGAAAAAGATCCTGATCACCGGCTCCAACGGGTTGCTCGGACAAAAACTGGTGGAACTGCTGGTTTCAAAAGCACATATCGAGACGATTGCCACGGCCAGAGGTAGTAACCGCTTGCCTTTCAGCAGCGGTTACCGTTATATCGAAATGGACATTACCCGTCCGGAAACCGTTGATCAGCTGCTGGGAGCGGAACGTCCCGATGTAATCATCCATACTGCGGCTATGACCAACGTGGACCAATGCGAAACGGAAAAGGACGCCTGCTGGAAACTGAATGTAACGGCCACCGAAACGCTCGTCGCCGCCTGCGCGAAGTACGGAATTTTCCTCGTGCACGTTTCAACCGACTTCGTTTTCGACGGAACCTCCGGCCCTTACCGTGAACAGGATATTCCGAATCCGATCAGTTTTTACGGTTGGAGCAAATACGCTGCCGAAAAGGCCGTCATGTCGTCCGACATTGACTGGGCGATTGCACGCACGGTGCTCGTGTACGGCGTCGCGCACGACATGAGCCGGAGCAATATCATCCTTTGGGTAAAAAAATCATTGGAAGAGGGAAAGGCGATTAAAGTCGTAACCGATCAGTTCCGCACCCCTACACTTGCCGAAGACCTTGCGACGGGCTGTTTTCTGATCGCCGACCAGGAGGCGAAAGGCATCTATCACATTTCGGGGAAAGACTTTCTGACTCCTTACGACATGGCGATTATGACCGCGGAACACTTTGGTCTGGACGCTTCGCTGATTTCGCCTACGGATGCGTCCGCTTTCACGCAACCGGCCCGAAGACCGCCGAGAACTGGTTTCAATCTTACGAAATCGAGGAATGTGCTGGGATATGAGCCACATTCATTTCGCGAAGGGATCGAGATTTTGGCCGGGCAAATTTGA
- a CDS encoding peptidylprolyl isomerase, with protein sequence MKTKRSIILGALCLVALNVCAQKPSKKDEVISIETDKGTMRFILFDETPKHKANFIKLAKEKFYDGLLFHRVIDDFMIQGGDPNSRNAKPGEMLGRGDNGYKIPAEFNGKLFHQKGALAAARDNNPAKESSGCQFYIVEGRKWSKADLEKQSARAARKLTDDQKKVYETIGGTPHLDGAYTVFGQLIDGMDVIDKIASVDKDERDRPEKDVAMKVSVKKMKKKKITRKYGWKYEA encoded by the coding sequence ATGAAAACCAAAAGATCGATTATCCTGGGCGCATTGTGCCTCGTTGCCCTCAATGTTTGCGCACAAAAGCCGTCGAAGAAAGATGAAGTGATTAGTATTGAAACCGACAAAGGAACGATGCGTTTCATCCTTTTTGACGAAACGCCCAAGCACAAGGCCAACTTTATCAAACTCGCCAAAGAGAAATTCTATGACGGATTGCTCTTTCACCGCGTTATCGACGATTTCATGATCCAGGGCGGCGATCCAAATTCGCGCAATGCGAAGCCCGGTGAAATGCTCGGCCGCGGAGATAACGGTTATAAAATCCCGGCTGAGTTCAATGGAAAGTTGTTTCACCAGAAAGGCGCATTGGCCGCCGCCCGGGACAATAACCCCGCAAAGGAATCCAGCGGATGCCAGTTTTACATCGTAGAGGGCCGTAAATGGAGCAAGGCCGATCTGGAAAAGCAGTCTGCCCGCGCAGCCCGTAAATTGACCGACGATCAAAAGAAAGTTTATGAAACCATCGGGGGAACACCGCATCTGGATGGCGCATATACCGTTTTCGGGCAGTTGATCGACGGGATGGATGTGATCGATAAAATCGCGTCGGTCGATAAGGACGAGCGCGACCGGCCTGAAAAAGACGTGGCCATGAAAGTATCGGTCAAAAAAATGAAGAAGAAGAAGATTACCCGTAAATACGGCTGGAAATACGAAGCTTAA